A window of the Bombina bombina isolate aBomBom1 chromosome 3, aBomBom1.pri, whole genome shotgun sequence genome harbors these coding sequences:
- the LOC128651656 gene encoding bombinins BLP-7/H-BO-like, whose protein sequence is MNFKYIVAVSFLIASTYARSVKNDEQSLSQRDVLEEESLREIRGIGASILSAGKSALKGLAKGLAEHFGKRTAEDHEMMKRLEAAVRDLDSLDHPEEASERETRGFNQEEIANLYTEKEKRIIGPILGLVGSALGSLLG, encoded by the exons ATGAATTTTAAGTACATAGTTGCAGTGTCTTTTTTAATAGCATCTACATATGCAcgaag tgtaaagAATGATGAACAGTCTCTGAGTCAGAGGGATGTTTTAGAAGAAGAATCACTGAGGGAAATCAGAGGTATAGGAGCATCCATCCTAAGTGCTGGTAAATCAGCTTTAAAAGGCTTGGCTAAAGGATTGGCTGAGCATTTTGGGAAGAGAACAGCTGAAGATCATGAAATGATGAAAAGACTGGAAGCCGCAGTGCGTGATCTAGATTCCTTGGATCATCCAGAGGAAGCTTCTGAAAGGGAAACCAGAGGCTTCAATCAAGAGGAGATTGCAAATCTTTATACTGAAAAAGAGAAACGCATTATAGGGCCAATATTAGGTTTGGTTGGTAGTGCACTTGGAAGTTTACTTGGATAA